A window from Pichia kudriavzevii chromosome 5, complete sequence encodes these proteins:
- a CDS encoding uncharacterized protein (PKUD0E05880; Pfam Domains: MFS_1(2.1e-06)) produces MSESSFSEKNSEDLKTQLTQADREKHINSRDADITLAFLEKYDAEVPEITPEEEKRLSRKVVSIILFLTAFTNLLLYADKATLSYSSIFGMWEDTHMDQNKYNNSSTLFYVGYIVGQVNLILVQKFPLGKLLTITSFCWSMIIFLHCTAFNYQGIYALRFFLGFVEGVAVPMLNTTMGQFLTAREKAATAPLFYSTCLGVTIPVGFIAYGILYAKSSVPTWKLFMIIIGGCTFLWTIVIFLIYPNNPTDAKFLSTKEKVWVIRRVQATTGASIEQKVIKKYQIREALLDPISWLFFFFFLTQQLANNLPYQQNLLFEGIGRVNNLDSTLVSVASGGFAAACCIVATTFLFYKPGFTGFSVFFWTMPSLAASIAVASLPWDRKIALLGMLCLASPLFGIPFMLMFSWNSTTCSGYTKKITRNAMIMVSYGVANIISPQLWRSKDAPRFIPAWIVQIVLSFFFAPILALIIWYILHRRNNYRKHIIETEGKERGFVSDGSNGEIEVDTALLDLTDLENKNFIYPL; encoded by the coding sequence ATGTCAGAGTCAAGTTtcagtgaaaaaaatagtgaGGATCTTAAAACTCAGCTTACTCAAGCGGATAGGGAGAAGCACATCAACTCAAGAGACGCCGATATCACTCTTGCATTCTTAGAGAAATACGATGCCGAAGTTCCTGAAATAACGCcagaagaggaaaaaaggCTATCAAGGAAAGTCGTTTCTATCATTCTCTTCTTAACGGCATTCACTAATTTGTTGCTCTATGCAGATAAGGCAACTCTCTCGTATTCGTCGATATTCGGCATGTGGGAGGATACACATATGGATCAgaacaaatacaacaatTCCTCTACGCTGTTCTACGTCGGTTATATTGTGGGCCAAGTCAACCTGATATTGGTCCAAAAATTCCCCCTCGGGAAATTATTAACCATAACTTCCTTCTGTTGGAGTATGATCATCTTTTTACACTGTACGGCCTTCAATTATCAAGGCATATATGCTTTGAGGTTCTTTCTAGGGTTTGTCGAAGGTGTTGCTGTTCCAATGCTCAACACCACAATGGGTCAGTTTTTAACTGCACGTGAGAAGGCAGCAACTGCTCCACTGTTCTACTCCACTTGTCTTGGTGTCACCATTCCTGTTGGGTTTATTGCTTATGGTATCTTGTACGCAAAGTCCTCTGTTCCGACTTGGAAGTTGTTTATGATTATCATTGGTGGCTGTACGTTCCTGTGGACTattgtgatttttttgatttatccTAATAATCCAACAGATGCTAAATTTTTGTCCACAAAGGAAAAGGTTTGGGTTATTAGAAGAGTCCAAGCTACAACTGGTGCGTCGATTGAGCAAAAAGTTATcaagaaatatcaaatcaGAGAAGCTCTGTTGGACCCAATTTCTTGgttatttttcttctttttcttgacTCAACAATTGGCAAACAACCTACCGTATCAACAAAACCTACTTTTCGAGGGAATTGGTCGTGTTAACAATTTGGATTCTACTTTGGTTTCCGTTGCCTCAGGTGGATTTGCGGCTGCTTGTTGTATCGTGGCTACTACTTTCTTATTTTATAAACCTGGATTTACAGGGTTTTCGGTTTTCTTTTGGACAATGCCATCATTGGCTGCTTCCATTGCCGTTGCTTCGTTGCCTTGGGATAGAAAGATTGCACTACTAGGTATGCTATGCTTGGCCTCTCCTCTTTTTGGTATTCCTTTCATGCTAATGTTTTCTTGGAATTCAACAACGTGCTCTGGTTATACTAAAAAGATCACCAGAAATGCCATGATTATGGTTTCCTATGGTGTAGCGAATATCATTTCACCTCAGCTATGGAGATCTAAAGACGCACCAAGATTTATACCAGCGTGGATAGTGCAGATTGttctctccttcttttttgcACCGATTCTGGCCTTGATCATTTGGTATATTTTGCATAGAAGAAACAACTATAGAAAACACATTATTGAAACTGAGGGTAAGGAAAGAGGTTTTGTTAGTGATGGATCCAACggtgaaattgaagttgacACTGCCCTCTTAGACTTGACAGAtctggaaaataaaaacttcATTTATCCTTTATAG
- a CDS encoding uncharacterized protein (PKUD0E05890; Pfam Domains: FMO-like(3e-07)|Pyr_redox_2(6e-07)), translated as MTRVNSIKKIAIIGAGPGGLTTLNELLHTASDGSSTIVSPTSNGILPANPAFEEITVFEQNDSIGGVWNYTKDTDPAFPEDASDYSKPQSLRPHLVDLTDDKVESATLEKPVKIPLNENFDKRWNNSAVYDNLFTNIPNFLMRFSTSFGEPLKIDKNSSVYTPFATHQNVFRYIADYVKRYDLGKHIRFNSTVEKLYKKGDKWYISVLKFDPKDNSGIVYTETFDAVVISTGRFNFPFYPKIEGLQAFHRQNPNVLMHAKSFRSSAGLRNKKVLIVGSNISGIDLSQYLIPIAELHISSNSKHASNNAESGELEKQKQDWVEKVFADDAIRWIKHGRISKIAGTTVEFEDGTSESDFDKIIFCTGYHLSYPFLDIPENRDRHYISLSSGFSGNPNYALTKVDNLYLYTFTIEDPTLCHTGLVQNPLFFLTSEANAVAIAGIWSGASKLPSVEMQKKFLEDRIEGKKWGFQTYTESSIRDFIGQCYDLAPKNRFNFLPYVNEGDVEKAHRVLPDLFYKFATGDLNQFDPSIRYAESTL; from the coding sequence ATGACAAGAGTAAATAGTATCAAGAAGATTGCAATCATCGGAGCGGGTCCTGGCGGGCTGACTACGTTGAATGAGCTTTTACACACAGCATCGGATGGATCGAGTACCATTGTATCCCCAACATCCAATGGAATTCTCCCTGCTAATCCTGCATTTGAGGAGATAACAGTTTTTGAACAGAATGATAGTATTGGTGGTGTGTGGAACTACACCAAGGACACCGATCCAGCCTTTCCAGAGGACGCCAGTGACTATTCCAAGCCGCAATCATTAAGACCGCATTTGGTGGATCTTACTGATGACAAGGTCGAATCAGCTACCCTGGAGAAACCTGTGAAGATTCCACTCAACGAAAACTTTGATAAGAGGTGGAATAACAGCGCCGTCTATGACAATTTGTTTACCAACATTCCCAACTTTCTGATGAGGTTTTCAACTAGTTTTGGTGAGCCGCTTAAGATTGATAAGAACTCGTCAGTATACACTCCCTTTGCCACACATCAAAATGTTTTTAGGTACATTGCCGATTACGTGAAAAGGTACGATTTAGGAAAACACATCAGATTCAATTCAACAGTTGAGAAGCTCTATAAGAAGGGCGACAAGTGGTATATATCTGTGCTGAAATTTGATCCGAAAGACAACTCGGGGATCGTTTACACTGAGACTTTCGATGCTGTTGTGATTTCCACAGGGAGGTTCAATTTTCCTTTCTATCCCAAAATCGAGGGTTTACAAGCGTTTCATAGGCAGAATCCTAATGTTCTTATGCATGCCAAATCTTTTAGAAGTTCTGCTGGATTACGGAACAAAAAGGTCTTGATTGTCGGAAGTAACATCAGTGGAATTGACCTCTCGCAGTATCTAATTCCAATCGCCGAATTACACATTTCAAGCAACAGCAAGCATGCATCAAATAATGCAGAGTCGGGAGAGCTagagaaacagaaacaagACTGGGTGGAGAAGGTGTTTGCAGATGACGCAATTCGATGGATCAAACATGGAAGGATTTCCAAAATAGCTGGCACAACTGTTGAGTTTGAGGACGGCACCTCAGAgtctgattttgataagattattttttgtacTGGGTATCACCTCAGCTATCCGTTCTTAGATATTCCTGAAAACAGGGATAGACATTACATTTCACTCAGCTCAGGTTTTAGCGGCAATCCGAATTATGCGTTGACCAAGGTGGACAACTTATATCTTTATACCTTCACTATTGAAGATCCCACTCTTTGTCACACTGGTCTTGTTCAAAATCCGTTGTTTTTTCTGACATCGGAGGCAAACGCTGTTGCCATAGCTGGTATTTGGTCAGGAGCAAGTAAGTTGCCTTCGGTGGAAATGCAGAAAAAGTTTCTAGAGGATAGGATAGAGGGTAAGAAATGGGGGTTTCAGACTTATACAGAGAGCAGTATCAGGGATTTCATCGGACAATGCTACGACCTTGCTCCGAAGAATAGGttcaattttcttccaTATGTTAATGAAGGAGACGTTGAAAAGGCACATCGTGTGCTTCCCGACCTGTTTTACAAGTTTGCTACTGGAGATTTGAATCAATTCGATCCATCAATTCGGTATGCCGAATCAACACTGTGA
- a CDS encoding uncharacterized protein (PKUD0E05900): MFLDTVVSNAEYATPLSNDDEVIRGLGYKPEFKRDLSLWATFSVSFSVLGLIPSVASTMWYSIAYGGNAGLTWGFLIGLTGVMAVCLSMCEIASAYPTSGGLYYATAMLSPPKYKALFSWIVGWSNYFVQLTGGPAVGWSCASIILALHSMMDPSYVNKTWHTYLLTISITFTCACIASLPTRWIARVNSFTSLLNMAFLFISWIIILAANNRTNLGYSKFNDNRTAWGIDNFTDWPDGVCILMTFLAVIWTMSGFDIPFHIAEESSNAQISTPRAIFMTASIGGILCFVYQLSIAYTIINVAEVVESEIGQPYISYLAQVLDQKSCLALASFSVILTFSMCFTSMIACSRVLFSYSRDNCFPMSHIWCHVNTKTQTPVNAVWMNWFIGACLDTLMFGGVAIDAIFSLGAIGSFISFTVPTLLRITYARKTFVPGPWNLGKWTYVSGWYAVLFVLLMIPILNLPQYRGKNLTPELMNWTCLVYYGAMSLAIAWYFIYAHKIFKGPKSNITNTVIPNYEEKDEAVDEVVVGTDDSKDIHRADTETSSGLNGSLSDNLSKRHTLKEV, from the coding sequence ATGTTTCTCGATACAGTCGTCAGTAATGCTGAATATGCTACTCCGTTAAGTAACGACGACGAGGTTATCAGAGGTTTAGGTTACAAACCAGAGTTTAAGAGAGATCTTTCCCTATGGGCCACATTCAGTGTCTCGTTTTCAGTCCTAGGACTCATTCCATCTGTTGCCTCAACCATGTGGTACTCTATTGCCTATGGCGGTAATGCAGGTTTGACATGGGGTTTTTTGATTGGATTGACAGGTGTGATGGCCGTATGCCTGTCCATGTGTGAAATTGCAAGTGCATACCCGACTTCAGGAGGTCTATACTATGCAACTGCCATGCTATCACCACCTAAATATAAAGCTCTTTTTTCGTGGATTGTTGGTTGGTCTAActattttgttcaattgacCGGTGGTCCTGCTGTTGGCTGGTCTTGTGCAAGTATCATCTTGGCTCTTCACTCAATGATGGATCCTTCTTATGTCAACAAAACCTGGCACACGTATTTATTGACGATTTCGATCACTTTCACATGCGCCTGTATTGCATCACTTCCAACAAGATGGATTGCTCGTGTCAACTCTTTCACTTCTCTTTTGAATATGGCCttcttgtttatttcttgGATCATCATATTGGCTGCTAATAACAGAACGAACCTAGGATACTCCAAGTTCAACGATAATCGAACTGCTTGGGGGATTGACAACTTCACCGATTGGCCCGACGGAGTGTGTATTCTAATGACCTTCCTAGCGGTTATTTGGACAATGTCCGGTTTTGATATCCCCTTCCATATAGCTGAAGAAAGTTCAAACGCCCAAATCTCAACCCCAAGGGCAATCTTTATGACCGCAAGCATTGGGGGTATACTCTGTTTTGTCTATCAGTTATCTATCGCCTACACAATCATCAATGTTGCGGAAGTTGTTGAGAGTGAAATAGGCCAACCATACATTTCATATTTGGCACAAGTATTGGACCAAAAATCATGTTTAGCTTTGGCTTCGTTCTCTGTTATTCTAACATTCTCAATGTGTTTCACCTCCATGATTGCGTGTTCCCGAGTGTTGTTCTCCTACTCCAGAGACAACTGCTTCCCAATGTCTCATATTTGGTGCCATGTGAACACCAAGACCCAAACGCCAGTCAATGCTGTGTGGATGAATTGGTTCATCGGTGCTTGTTTGGATACGCTAATGTTTGGCGGTGTTGCAATCGATGCCATTTTCTCATTGGGTGCCATTGGCTCCTTCATCTCCTTTACGGTTCCAACATTGCTAAGGATTACATATGCCAGAAAAACATTTGTCCCAGGCCCATGGAACCTAGGTAAGTGGACTTATGTGAGTGGCTGGTATGCCGTCTTGTTTGTTCTTCTAATGATCCCGATTTTGAACCTTCCCCAATACAGGGGTAAAAACTTGACGCCTGAATTAATGAACTGGACCTGTTTGGTCTATTACGGTGCAATGAGTCTTGCAATTGCTTGGTATTTTATCTATGCGCATAAAATCTTCAAGGGCCCAAAGAGCAACATTACAAACACTGTTATACCAAActatgaagaaaaagatgaagCAGTGGACGAAGTGGTGGTTGGCACCGATGATTCTAAAGACATTCACCGAGCTGACACAGAAACGTCCAGTGGTCTGAACGGTAGCTTATCTGataatctttcaaagaGGCACACACTTAAGGAAGTGTAA